From one Treponema denticola genomic stretch:
- a CDS encoding alpha-2-macroglobulin family protein — protein MKSLNSLSKQLLAALVLVLSASVFMTGCKKNDQALQNAMDDIESISYGALKRLEPINVIFKEEIKHPENLEKACVLTPKPSGEWKIMGKNQITFTPSSAYSFKTDLNLELDVGLLLENTEKKKGISLTFSIAHPEFKLISGELIPDEKKENIFRFEGIGETDIPETLTSIEKMLTADLTMGNSKSNPAIKVSQGASSNQYKISIKEISRKKQVQELDLSWNLEALDGEGSSSASFTVAALSVFQVTSFSQETGSEIQVNFSDMLDSSQDLRGFIRLESSPEMPFRYSIDGYKLKIFSQNGLFPDNTRLSVLPGIKNSRGKKLETQADFSITVAWEKPSIRFTKAGNLIPAKEMSVLVSTKNISGLMLEAFQIYDKNMTQFLQINTIDGSYELNRVGEPVWRQSFDLEWNSSMKNKTVQHSLDLSKLIKKFPGGMFELRASFTKKHSMYESPSKSNEFSHLPFPKDISEIENFKNIETDYWNNSDIEDEDRYKFWSNRENPNHPAFYLPSYSNYCMAIKRILVSNIGLSAKKDREGKLYISAADLLTAEPMSGVNISLFNFAQKEFESGKTDGDGLLMLKNENDAFLIRAEKSGDVNWLPLNSEVLSTSHFQVEGESSKKGVKGYIYGERGVWRPGDDIHLVFILQDLEKNLPKDYPVKFYLEDPLGKKTDTKVFTSSVDGFYRIDTKTNAQDKTGTWYARVTAGGKTWSKSIKVESIVPNRLFVNLDPKAKYFSEGYNPVVLGGEWLHGAKASGLEAEISVRYVLNRTPFENYKNYNFINPELRVQQDSNTIWEGALNDSGKADINLYLSSEAKAPGKLKAIFETRIYEPSGAFSTENKVFDYSPYSRYVGMQIPKSDDEYRDMLYTNKDQTLNFAVLDPEGNPVKEGVNLSVDLYKLEWYWWWEADEESANYTNSRYTQHIKNWNISAKGGKAELKMKVTDGDWGRYLITVSDPNGGHSSAQVVYFDWEGWASRKTSDESSDSIIMLTTDKAKYYADDTAEITFPGYEGAKALITLEKNGRVLKQEWIKSKGKIFSYKLKLDPSMAPNIYAHVSLIQEHSQTKNSLPIRMYGITPVMIENKLSRLSPVIQAEPSYEPNSKVSFTVSEEKGRPMTFTVAVVDEGLLGLTAFHTGNPWDSFYKKESSQITSWDVYKYVIGAYSGNIESILSVGGGGFIDNKTSKNAERFKPVVYFFGPFEIKAKEKKTIEFDLPQYIGALRIMAVAGKDGAYGIKEETVKVKSDLIVMPTLPRTMGIGETIEVPVTVFNGTSSEKKAKVVLKSEGAINISETKEVSIPANSDSSVFFKVKTDKGGIAKFTAEASASGISKTAKAFTEIDVLSRGIPYSTVELINIEAGKTFAKTVPLKGENGTKSLSVEISQMPALGLENRLAYLLGYPYGCIEQITSKAFPQLYLNTITALDQTEIDKAKSNVNSVLNRYINYQLRSGGFSYWPGGGYETAWATNYAGHFMVEAKKAGYEVNDSIYQSWLSHQIDMAKNWAGTYSDSMETQAYRLYTLALAGKPEIGAMNRLKNMEQNLNSVSKAFLANAYSLAGHSSTAKAMLEKLYEPTTVYRSTGGNYSSNIRDLALILNAYTTVGETARTTNLISKLAKISSSNDWLSTQETAWILLALAPHYAFDKNKSANYEIVTEGNVIKDKLNNTSKLHNIPVNTETAKKMEIKNTGNTPIFAAINTAGKLNPGSETRIEENLKLSVVYQNEDDQEVSPETLKKGQRFKMRVRVDNKTQGALENLTLSIPIPTGWEITNTRLGGDDDTDSEDERNTRQLYDFQDLKDTHIYTHFALDGYGTKDFEFTGTVTYGGEYYIPAIFVEAMYDYAYRAVIPGTRVKAFD, from the coding sequence ATGAAAAGTTTAAACTCATTATCAAAGCAGCTTTTAGCAGCTCTAGTTCTTGTTTTGTCGGCATCGGTTTTTATGACCGGTTGTAAAAAAAATGACCAAGCCTTGCAAAATGCAATGGATGATATTGAAAGCATAAGCTACGGAGCCTTGAAGCGGCTTGAGCCTATCAATGTGATTTTTAAAGAAGAAATAAAGCATCCCGAAAACCTTGAAAAGGCCTGCGTTTTAACGCCCAAACCTTCCGGAGAATGGAAGATAATGGGTAAAAATCAAATTACCTTTACCCCTTCATCAGCCTATAGCTTTAAAACCGATCTTAACTTGGAATTGGATGTAGGACTTCTCCTCGAAAACACCGAAAAGAAAAAGGGAATCAGCCTTACATTCAGCATAGCTCATCCTGAGTTTAAACTTATATCGGGGGAACTAATCCCCGACGAAAAAAAAGAAAATATTTTTAGATTTGAAGGTATCGGCGAAACCGATATACCTGAAACTCTTACCTCAATAGAAAAAATGCTTACCGCCGATTTAACGATGGGAAATTCAAAGTCAAACCCTGCTATAAAGGTTAGCCAAGGGGCAAGTTCCAATCAATACAAAATCAGCATAAAAGAAATAAGCAGAAAAAAACAGGTTCAAGAATTGGACCTATCATGGAATTTGGAAGCTCTCGACGGAGAGGGCTCAAGTTCTGCAAGCTTTACCGTAGCTGCCCTATCGGTTTTTCAGGTAACTTCTTTTTCTCAAGAAACGGGAAGCGAAATACAGGTAAACTTTTCGGATATGCTGGACTCTTCACAAGATTTAAGGGGCTTTATAAGGCTGGAATCGTCTCCCGAAATGCCTTTTAGATACAGCATTGACGGATATAAGCTTAAAATCTTTTCTCAAAACGGGCTTTTCCCCGATAATACACGCTTATCGGTTCTGCCCGGCATAAAAAATTCAAGAGGAAAAAAACTTGAAACCCAAGCCGATTTTTCCATAACGGTTGCTTGGGAAAAACCCTCAATACGCTTTACAAAGGCCGGAAACCTGATTCCTGCAAAGGAAATGTCCGTCCTTGTTTCTACAAAAAATATCAGCGGCCTTATGCTCGAAGCCTTTCAGATTTACGATAAGAACATGACACAATTTCTCCAGATAAATACTATAGACGGAAGCTATGAGCTAAACCGCGTAGGAGAACCCGTCTGGCGGCAGAGCTTTGACCTTGAATGGAACAGCTCGATGAAAAATAAAACGGTTCAACATTCCCTCGACCTCAGCAAGCTGATAAAAAAATTTCCCGGCGGTATGTTCGAGCTTCGTGCAAGTTTTACAAAAAAGCACAGCATGTATGAATCGCCTTCCAAATCCAACGAGTTTTCACACCTTCCTTTCCCCAAGGATATAAGCGAAATAGAAAACTTTAAAAACATCGAAACCGATTATTGGAATAATTCCGATATAGAAGACGAAGACCGTTATAAATTTTGGTCGAACAGAGAAAACCCGAATCATCCGGCCTTTTATCTTCCGTCATACAGCAATTACTGTATGGCAATAAAAAGAATTTTGGTTTCAAACATAGGCTTATCGGCAAAAAAAGACAGGGAAGGAAAACTTTACATCAGTGCTGCCGACCTATTGACGGCCGAACCTATGAGCGGTGTAAATATAAGTTTATTTAACTTTGCTCAAAAAGAATTTGAATCGGGCAAAACCGACGGCGACGGGCTTTTAATGCTCAAAAATGAAAACGATGCTTTCCTTATAAGAGCCGAAAAAAGCGGAGATGTAAACTGGCTTCCCCTTAATTCCGAAGTGCTTTCTACAAGTCATTTTCAAGTAGAAGGAGAGTCTTCAAAAAAAGGAGTTAAAGGTTATATTTACGGGGAACGCGGAGTTTGGCGCCCCGGAGACGATATTCATCTTGTATTTATCTTACAGGATTTGGAAAAAAATCTCCCTAAAGATTACCCTGTTAAATTCTATCTTGAAGACCCATTAGGCAAAAAAACGGATACTAAGGTTTTTACTTCTTCGGTGGACGGTTTTTATAGGATAGATACTAAAACCAATGCTCAAGACAAGACAGGTACTTGGTATGCAAGAGTTACAGCCGGAGGAAAAACTTGGTCTAAGAGTATAAAGGTTGAGTCCATTGTACCCAACCGTCTTTTTGTAAACCTTGATCCCAAAGCAAAATATTTTTCCGAAGGCTACAATCCTGTGGTACTTGGAGGCGAGTGGCTCCATGGGGCAAAGGCTTCCGGCTTAGAGGCCGAAATCTCAGTACGCTATGTTTTAAACCGGACACCTTTTGAAAATTATAAAAACTACAATTTTATAAATCCTGAACTTAGAGTACAACAAGACTCAAACACAATTTGGGAAGGAGCCCTAAATGATTCGGGAAAAGCCGATATAAATCTTTATCTTTCATCCGAAGCAAAAGCCCCCGGAAAACTAAAGGCGATTTTTGAAACAAGAATATACGAGCCTTCAGGAGCCTTTTCTACGGAAAACAAGGTCTTTGATTATTCACCCTATTCACGCTATGTCGGAATGCAGATTCCTAAAAGCGATGATGAGTATAGGGATATGCTTTACACCAATAAGGACCAAACCCTAAATTTTGCGGTTTTGGATCCTGAGGGAAATCCCGTAAAAGAAGGCGTAAACTTAAGCGTAGACCTTTATAAGCTGGAATGGTATTGGTGGTGGGAAGCGGATGAAGAAAGTGCCAACTATACAAATTCAAGATACACTCAACATATAAAAAACTGGAATATTTCGGCAAAGGGCGGAAAGGCCGAGCTTAAGATGAAGGTTACAGATGGAGATTGGGGCAGGTATTTGATTACAGTTTCAGATCCGAACGGAGGGCACAGCTCGGCCCAGGTAGTATACTTTGACTGGGAAGGATGGGCCAGCCGAAAAACAAGCGATGAGTCAAGCGATTCAATCATCATGCTCACAACCGATAAAGCAAAATACTATGCCGATGATACCGCCGAAATTACCTTCCCCGGATATGAGGGTGCAAAAGCCCTAATCACACTCGAAAAAAACGGCAGGGTTCTAAAACAAGAATGGATAAAATCCAAGGGAAAAATTTTCTCGTACAAATTAAAACTTGATCCTTCGATGGCTCCGAACATCTACGCCCACGTAAGTTTAATACAGGAGCACAGCCAGACAAAAAACAGTCTGCCCATAAGAATGTACGGAATAACCCCTGTAATGATTGAAAACAAATTATCAAGACTAAGTCCCGTGATACAAGCGGAACCGAGCTATGAACCTAACAGCAAGGTTTCGTTTACGGTAAGCGAAGAAAAAGGAAGACCTATGACCTTTACGGTTGCCGTTGTAGACGAAGGACTTTTAGGTCTTACGGCCTTCCATACAGGCAATCCTTGGGACAGCTTTTATAAAAAAGAGTCCTCGCAAATTACCTCTTGGGATGTTTATAAATATGTAATCGGAGCCTACAGCGGCAATATAGAATCGATTCTCTCGGTCGGAGGAGGAGGCTTTATAGATAACAAGACCTCAAAGAATGCGGAACGCTTTAAACCGGTTGTTTACTTTTTCGGCCCCTTTGAAATCAAAGCAAAGGAAAAGAAAACAATCGAATTCGATCTTCCTCAGTACATCGGAGCCTTGCGCATTATGGCAGTTGCAGGAAAGGACGGAGCCTACGGTATAAAAGAAGAAACTGTAAAGGTAAAAAGCGATCTTATCGTAATGCCTACCCTTCCCCGCACCATGGGCATAGGAGAAACAATCGAGGTTCCGGTAACAGTCTTTAACGGAACTTCTTCCGAAAAAAAAGCAAAGGTGGTTTTAAAAAGCGAGGGAGCTATAAATATAAGCGAAACAAAAGAGGTAAGTATCCCCGCAAATTCCGACTCTTCCGTTTTCTTTAAGGTAAAAACGGATAAGGGCGGCATCGCAAAATTCACGGCGGAAGCCTCGGCCTCAGGCATTTCAAAAACGGCAAAGGCCTTTACCGAAATCGATGTGCTTTCCAGAGGAATACCCTACTCTACAGTCGAGCTTATAAATATTGAAGCAGGAAAAACATTTGCTAAAACCGTTCCGCTAAAAGGCGAAAACGGAACAAAGAGTTTAAGCGTAGAAATTTCTCAAATGCCGGCTCTAGGACTTGAAAACCGCCTGGCCTATCTTTTAGGTTATCCTTACGGCTGTATCGAACAGATAACATCCAAGGCCTTCCCTCAATTATACCTAAACACGATAACGGCCTTAGACCAAACGGAAATCGACAAGGCAAAGAGCAATGTAAACTCGGTTCTAAACCGCTATATAAACTATCAGCTTAGGTCGGGCGGATTCAGCTATTGGCCGGGCGGCGGATATGAAACTGCGTGGGCGACAAACTATGCAGGACACTTTATGGTAGAAGCAAAAAAGGCTGGCTATGAAGTAAATGACAGCATCTATCAAAGCTGGCTTTCCCACCAAATCGACATGGCAAAAAATTGGGCAGGCACATATTCGGACAGCATGGAAACTCAGGCCTACCGCCTATACACCCTTGCCCTTGCAGGCAAACCCGAAATAGGAGCAATGAACCGTCTAAAAAATATGGAGCAAAACCTCAACTCCGTATCAAAGGCCTTCCTCGCAAATGCTTACAGTCTTGCAGGCCACAGCAGTACGGCCAAGGCAATGCTCGAAAAGCTGTATGAGCCGACCACAGTTTATAGGAGCACGGGCGGAAACTATTCGTCAAATATCAGGGACTTGGCTTTAATCTTAAATGCTTACACCACGGTCGGAGAAACCGCAAGGACTACAAACCTTATTTCAAAGCTTGCTAAAATTTCTTCAAGCAATGATTGGCTTTCGACACAGGAAACGGCTTGGATTCTTTTAGCCCTGGCACCCCACTACGCCTTCGACAAAAATAAGAGTGCAAACTATGAGATTGTAACCGAAGGAAATGTAATCAAGGACAAATTGAATAATACATCTAAACTCCATAATATTCCTGTAAATACCGAAACGGCAAAAAAGATGGAAATTAAGAATACGGGAAATACACCTATCTTCGCTGCAATAAACACGGCAGGAAAACTTAACCCGGGAAGCGAAACCCGTATCGAAGAAAACTTAAAGCTTTCGGTTGTATATCAAAACGAGGATGATCAAGAAGTTTCGCCTGAGACCTTAAAAAAAGGACAGAGGTTTAAGATGAGGGTAAGGGTTGACAATAAGACACAAGGAGCCCTTGAAAACCTTACCCTTTCAATCCCCATTCCGACAGGCTGGGAAATTACAAACACAAGACTCGGAGGCGATGATGATACGGATTCGGAAGACGAGCGCAACACAAGGCAATTATATGACTTTCAAGATTTAAAGGACACTCATATTTACACTCACTTTGCCTTGGACGGCTACGGCACAAAAGACTTTGAGTTTACGGGAACCGTAACATACGGAGGAGAATACTATATACCGGCAATCTTTGTCGAGGCTATGTACGATTATGCTTACAGAGCCGTCATCCCCGGCACAAGGGTAAAGGCGTTTGATTAG
- a CDS encoding Rpn family recombination-promoting nuclease/putative transposase → MKKLFKITLRNDYAFKRVFGVEENKDVLQDLLECILDIPPETIVGLELLDKEFHKDSISDKTGVLDVKLRLKNNTIIDIEIQNRWNSEFVQRTIFYWAKMYTENLKTGEVYTKLPKCITINIVGEGFDLNSLIHSEYNVVEKHINDRLSDELEIHFLNLAKVKEYQENIELDEKKKKLYNWLKFIETDDEEVRNMLAQESPIMAKANATIEVMEMSPKEKWLYENRMKYEHDKASWKHVGYQEGIVQGEIKGRQEGIEQGFADGTYQTKLETAAAFKRMGIAIEKIAEGTGLSKEEVEKL, encoded by the coding sequence ATGAAAAAACTATTTAAAATCACCCTCCGCAACGACTACGCTTTTAAAAGAGTATTCGGAGTTGAAGAAAACAAAGATGTCTTACAGGACTTGCTGGAATGTATTTTAGACATTCCGCCTGAAACAATCGTAGGCTTGGAACTTCTGGATAAGGAGTTTCATAAGGATTCGATAAGCGATAAAACCGGAGTCTTAGACGTAAAATTACGTCTAAAGAACAACACGATTATCGACATCGAAATTCAAAACAGGTGGAACAGCGAGTTTGTTCAAAGAACCATCTTTTATTGGGCTAAAATGTACACGGAAAACTTGAAAACGGGTGAAGTATATACAAAACTGCCCAAATGTATTACAATAAATATAGTGGGTGAAGGCTTTGATTTAAATTCGCTTATCCATAGTGAATACAATGTAGTAGAAAAGCACATAAATGATAGACTTTCCGATGAGCTTGAAATCCACTTTTTAAACTTAGCCAAGGTTAAAGAGTATCAAGAAAACATTGAGCTGGACGAAAAGAAAAAGAAGCTCTACAACTGGCTGAAATTTATTGAAACCGATGACGAGGAGGTACGTAATATGCTGGCACAAGAATCACCGATTATGGCAAAAGCCAATGCAACAATAGAAGTAATGGAAATGAGTCCAAAAGAAAAATGGCTCTATGAAAACCGTATGAAATACGAGCACGACAAGGCTTCTTGGAAACATGTGGGTTATCAAGAGGGAATAGTGCAGGGAGAAATAAAAGGCAGACAAGAAGGTATTGAACAAGGCTTTGCTGACGGCACTTACCAAACAAAACTTGAAACGGCAGCTGCATTTAAAAGAATGGGTATTGCTATCGAAAAAATAGCTGAAGGAACGGGGCTTAGTAAGGAAGAGGTGGAGAAACTATGA
- a CDS encoding energy-coupling factor transporter transmembrane component T family protein, whose translation MERLKKAPHITLYILFFFLFYLSSVKHIEVLIVWVFVVISVILIFSPERIKNLKSVLGVLPFVIMVLLPFVIRGFYNVPIEQRYFSAKLILRLMCAMMTISFISSKYSYLYLVEGVMKLGLPNFLNQIISLTFRYFFMVRTDLDKTAKAMSARCFDNARTFAKVSTYGEMIGGFFLKAADHGDKVYNAMRARGFTSETKFKPEKIASPFYIGLLVFFVLLFIGLTLIERFMEIPWLF comes from the coding sequence ATGGAAAGATTAAAAAAAGCACCTCACATAACTTTATATATTCTTTTCTTTTTTTTGTTCTATCTTTCGAGCGTTAAGCACATAGAAGTTTTGATAGTCTGGGTTTTTGTTGTTATTTCCGTGATTTTGATTTTTTCGCCTGAAAGGATTAAAAACCTCAAATCGGTTCTGGGCGTTTTGCCTTTTGTAATAATGGTTCTGCTTCCCTTTGTAATCAGGGGCTTTTACAATGTTCCTATAGAACAAAGATATTTTTCTGCAAAGCTCATTTTGCGGCTAATGTGTGCGATGATGACGATTTCCTTTATTTCTTCAAAATATTCTTACCTTTATTTGGTTGAAGGCGTTATGAAGCTCGGCCTTCCCAATTTTTTAAATCAAATTATTTCCCTTACCTTCAGATATTTTTTTATGGTAAGAACGGATTTGGACAAGACTGCAAAGGCTATGAGTGCCCGCTGTTTTGACAATGCCCGCACCTTTGCCAAAGTTTCAACCTACGGCGAAATGATAGGCGGCTTTTTTTTAAAGGCGGCGGATCACGGCGACAAGGTTTATAATGCGATGAGGGCACGGGGCTTTACCTCCGAAACCAAATTTAAACCCGAAAAAATTGCCTCGCCCTTTTACATAGGCCTTCTTGTCTTCTTCGTTTTGCTTTTTATAGGCCTCACACTAATAGAAAGATTTATGGAGATTCCATGGCTGTTTTAA
- a CDS encoding energy-coupling factor ABC transporter ATP-binding protein, producing the protein MAVLIENLSYTYPDGRNAIKNINAHFEKGKKTAVVGLNGSGKSTLLYHLNGTILPQTGRVNILGEEVSKKTLNSVRKKSGFLFDYPDHQLFLTSVYEDIGFGLKNLGMGRVEIETAVDRILKKLNIEHLKDYSPYQLSLGQKKICAIAGVLVMEPEIIVCDEPFSGLDSKVKAAFKTILDDFSKEGKTIIFSTHDQDFCYEWADNVYVMNEGELIAGGDAVSIFNNAEVLQRAGIVMPKLARLFGHKNPAPRSVEDALNLL; encoded by the coding sequence ATGGCTGTTTTAATAGAAAATTTATCCTACACTTATCCTGATGGAAGGAATGCAATCAAGAATATAAATGCTCATTTTGAAAAAGGAAAGAAGACGGCCGTAGTCGGTCTAAACGGTTCGGGAAAGTCGACCCTCCTTTATCATCTTAACGGAACAATTTTGCCTCAAACGGGAAGGGTGAATATTTTGGGTGAAGAGGTTTCTAAAAAGACCTTAAATTCCGTAAGAAAAAAATCGGGCTTCCTCTTCGATTATCCCGACCATCAGCTTTTTTTGACAAGCGTCTACGAAGACATCGGCTTCGGACTAAAGAATTTGGGTATGGGCAGGGTAGAAATAGAAACTGCCGTTGACCGTATCTTAAAAAAACTGAATATCGAGCACCTAAAGGATTATTCGCCCTACCAGCTTAGTTTAGGGCAAAAGAAGATATGTGCCATAGCCGGTGTCCTTGTCATGGAACCTGAAATCATCGTATGCGATGAGCCTTTTTCGGGCCTTGACAGCAAGGTAAAGGCAGCCTTTAAAACTATCTTGGACGATTTTTCCAAAGAAGGAAAGACGATTATTTTTTCGACCCATGATCAGGATTTTTGTTATGAGTGGGCCGATAATGTTTATGTGATGAACGAGGGAGAATTGATTGCAGGGGGCGATGCCGTGAGCATTTTTAATAATGCGGAAGTGCTGCAAAGAGCGGGTATTGTTATGCCTAAACTTGCAAGGCTTTTCGGTCATAAAAACCCTGCTCCCCGTTCTGTTGAAGATGCTCTAAATTTATTATAA
- a CDS encoding CbiM family transporter, producing the protein MHISDGGLSTAVCAVGYAASAVGIAFAVKGTKEEDIPKISLMAGTFFAISLIMIPIPPSSVHPLMCGLIGIIVGRRAPLAFFPALLLQALLFQHGGITTLGANTLMLSISSILSAIIFYNWKSDNVLLKGMVIGALSVIFVVLVLSVLLMTGGSFAKETFIAIFVSHSVVMAVEAVITGFAVKLMMKARPDWFKRNL; encoded by the coding sequence ATGCATATATCCGATGGAGGATTATCGACGGCGGTTTGTGCCGTAGGTTATGCGGCAAGTGCGGTAGGAATTGCCTTTGCCGTCAAAGGAACAAAAGAAGAGGATATCCCGAAAATAAGTCTTATGGCGGGAACTTTTTTTGCTATTTCATTGATTATGATTCCGATACCGCCGAGCTCGGTTCATCCGCTCATGTGCGGACTGATAGGAATTATTGTCGGGCGTAGGGCTCCCCTTGCATTTTTTCCCGCACTGCTGCTGCAAGCCCTTTTATTCCAGCACGGCGGGATTACAACTCTAGGAGCCAACACATTGATGCTTTCTATTTCTTCGATATTATCGGCAATTATTTTTTATAATTGGAAAAGCGATAATGTGCTTTTAAAGGGAATGGTTATCGGAGCCTTGTCTGTTATCTTTGTAGTTTTGGTTTTATCGGTTCTTCTTATGACGGGCGGAAGTTTTGCAAAAGAAACATTTATAGCTATCTTTGTTTCTCACTCCGTAGTTATGGCGGTCGAGGCTGTAATTACCGGTTTTGCTGTCAAGCTTATGATGAAGGCGAGGCCCGATTGGTTTAAACGGAATTTATAG